Proteins found in one Odontesthes bonariensis isolate fOdoBon6 chromosome 11, fOdoBon6.hap1, whole genome shotgun sequence genomic segment:
- the LOC142391209 gene encoding uncharacterized protein LOC142391209: protein MMDQTLSLRRKEIVEEQPPVKRMMERWPALFTESQVFAEFHRVASKNLKKDFYEALDRHTTRLIDLFKSKKGVVGQSLDRLLQPIDTQTNDITTTRTAVLQCLPLYLGDDSGEFFLTCLVTDTAEDFTQVPVGVLAVMTEDRPPEISSIAIILEGNIVMDDIPTTSEALCLLFGLIYALHLDYPKGMKNTFEFIQKILLNLGQQKLSPKLQTLKNALLG, encoded by the exons ATGATGGACCAGACACTGTCTTTGCGACGCAAAGAGATTGTGGAAGAACAGCCGCCAGTTAAAAGGATGATGGAACGCTGGCCTGCGCTGTTCACAGAAAGTCAG GTATTTGCAGAGTTCCACAGAGTTGCCAGTAAGAACCTCAAGAAAGACTTCTACGAAGCTCTGGACCGCCATACCACTCGTCTCATTGACCTCTTCAAATCCAAAAAAGGAGTTGTTGGCCAATCACTTGATCGCCTCCTCCAGCCAATCGATACACAA ACCAATGACATCACCACAACACGCACTGCTGTCCTGCAATGTCTGCCCCTGTATCTTGGAGATGATTCTGGCGAATTCTTCCTCACCTGCTTA GTTACGGACACTGCAGAGGACTTCACCCAGGTGCCTGTTGGGGTTCTTGCAGTGATGACTGAGGACAGGCCACCAGAGATTTCAAGCATCGCAATCATCCTTGAAGGAAACATCGTTATGGATGATATTCCCACAACCTCTGAAGCACTTTGCCTTCTGTTTGGTTTAATATATGCACTCCACCTGGATTACCCCAAAGGTATGAAGAACACGTTTGAGTTCATCCAGAAGATATTGTTGAACCTCGGACAACAAAAACTCAGCCCAAAACTGCAAACATTGAAAAATGCTCTTTTGGGCTAG